In Microbacterium foliorum, the following proteins share a genomic window:
- the trpC gene encoding indole-3-glycerol phosphate synthase TrpC: MLADLTAGAVADAERRALTRPLADVERDALSRPAAKDALVFLAPAERVKIIAEVKRASPSRGALADIPDPALQASLYETGGASAISVLTEERRFGGSLADLEAVTARVSLPVLRKDFIANRYQVLEARAAGADLVLLIVAGLEPHVLRDLFGFITELGMTPLVETHSADELEVAIDLGAPLIGVNARDLTTLELDRDLFGRLVDRIPDSAVKIAESAVLTPADVTHYRSAGADVVLIGEALVTGDPVATLKSFLEA; encoded by the coding sequence GTGCTCGCCGACCTCACGGCCGGCGCAGTCGCAGACGCTGAACGTCGCGCTCTGACCCGGCCCCTCGCCGACGTCGAGCGCGATGCTCTCTCGCGTCCCGCCGCCAAGGATGCGCTCGTGTTCCTCGCTCCCGCCGAGCGCGTGAAGATCATCGCCGAGGTGAAGCGCGCGAGCCCGTCGCGCGGCGCTCTCGCCGATATCCCCGACCCGGCACTCCAGGCTTCGCTGTATGAGACGGGCGGTGCCTCGGCGATCAGCGTCCTCACCGAGGAGCGTCGCTTCGGCGGCAGCCTCGCCGATCTCGAGGCCGTCACGGCCCGCGTGTCGCTGCCTGTGCTGCGCAAGGACTTCATCGCGAACCGATACCAGGTGCTCGAAGCACGAGCGGCCGGTGCCGACCTCGTGCTGCTGATCGTCGCCGGGCTCGAGCCTCATGTGCTCCGTGACCTGTTCGGCTTCATCACCGAGCTCGGCATGACTCCGCTCGTCGAGACGCACTCGGCCGACGAGCTCGAGGTCGCGATCGACCTCGGTGCACCGCTGATCGGTGTCAACGCCCGCGATCTGACGACACTCGAGCTCGACCGTGACCTGTTCGGCCGTCTCGTCGATCGCATTCCGGATTCCGCGGTCAAGATCGCCGAGTCCGCGGTCCTCACCCCTGCAGACGTCACGCACTACCGCTCCGCGGGTGCTGACGTCGTCCTGATCGGGGAGGCGCTCGTCACGGGCGACCCGGTCGCCACACTCAAGAGCTTCCTGGAGGCGTGA
- the hisI gene encoding phosphoribosyl-AMP cyclohydrolase, whose product MTDVDERIAQVAFNDDGLAPVIVQQWDTAEVLMLAWVDAEALRRTLTTGRAVYWSRSRQEYWRKGDTSGHIQVVHEARLDCDGDAILLRVDQTGPACHTGTRTCFDTTDLRAVEGSSAA is encoded by the coding sequence ATGACCGATGTCGACGAGCGCATCGCCCAGGTCGCCTTCAACGACGACGGCCTCGCGCCGGTGATCGTGCAGCAGTGGGACACGGCAGAGGTCCTCATGCTCGCGTGGGTCGATGCCGAGGCGCTGCGCCGCACCCTCACCACGGGCCGCGCGGTGTACTGGTCGCGCTCCCGTCAGGAGTACTGGCGTAAAGGAGACACCTCCGGGCACATCCAGGTGGTGCACGAGGCGAGACTCGACTGCGACGGCGACGCGATCCTGCTGCGAGTCGACCAGACCGGCCCCGCCTGCCACACCGGCACGCGCACCTGCTTCGACACGACGGACCTCCGTGCCGTCGAGGGGAGCTCGGCCGCGTGA
- a CDS encoding HGxxPAAW family protein — MTNPIADPGHGHSPAAWTGVIIMLAGFTIGTLAFCLAEFSPVWVALIWVGAAIVPIGALVGWLLSKAGYGVKGPKYSPKAH, encoded by the coding sequence ATGACCAACCCGATCGCTGACCCCGGCCACGGACACTCGCCTGCCGCATGGACGGGCGTCATCATCATGCTCGCCGGCTTCACGATCGGCACGCTGGCGTTCTGCCTCGCCGAGTTCAGCCCCGTGTGGGTCGCCCTGATCTGGGTGGGTGCCGCGATCGTCCCGATCGGCGCGCTCGTGGGCTGGCTGCTCTCGAAGGCCGGTTACGGCGTGAAGGGCCCCAAGTACTCGCCGAAGGCGCACTAA
- the hisF gene encoding imidazole glycerol phosphate synthase subunit HisF, which yields MTLASRVIPCLDVADGRVVKGVNFENLRDMGDPVELARHYAAQGADEITFLDVTATVDARATTYDVVQRTAEQVFVPLTVGGGVRSVDDVARLLSVGADKVGVNSAAIARPELIGEIADRFGAQVLVLSLDVKRATGTPSGFVVTTHGGRTRTTLDALDWAREAAERGAGELLVNSIDADGTRDGFDLELVKLMREAASVPVIASGGAGKASDFAPAIKAGADAVLAASVFHTGALTVGDVKDALRAEGVIVR from the coding sequence ATGACACTCGCGAGTCGTGTCATCCCGTGCCTCGATGTCGCCGATGGCCGCGTCGTCAAGGGCGTCAACTTCGAGAACCTGCGCGACATGGGCGACCCCGTCGAGCTCGCACGCCACTACGCGGCGCAGGGCGCAGACGAGATCACCTTCCTCGACGTCACCGCGACCGTCGACGCCCGCGCCACGACGTACGACGTCGTGCAGCGCACGGCTGAGCAGGTGTTCGTGCCGCTGACGGTCGGTGGGGGAGTGCGCAGCGTCGACGACGTGGCGCGGCTGCTCTCGGTCGGCGCCGACAAGGTCGGGGTCAACTCGGCCGCGATCGCCCGCCCTGAGCTGATCGGCGAGATCGCCGACCGCTTCGGTGCGCAGGTGCTGGTGCTGTCGCTCGACGTCAAGCGGGCGACCGGCACTCCCTCCGGCTTCGTCGTCACCACCCACGGCGGGCGCACCCGGACGACCCTCGATGCGCTCGACTGGGCGCGTGAAGCCGCGGAGCGCGGGGCAGGAGAGCTGCTGGTCAACTCGATCGACGCCGACGGCACGCGAGACGGCTTCGACCTCGAACTGGTGAAGCTCATGCGCGAGGCCGCGTCTGTGCCGGTGATCGCCTCGGGCGGCGCCGGCAAGGCCTCCGACTTCGCTCCGGCGATCAAGGCAGGAGCGGATGCGGTGCTCGCAGCCAGCGTGTTCCACACCGGTGCACTTACGGTCGGAGACGTCAAGGACGCGCTGCGCGCGGAGGGAGTGATCGTCCGATGA
- the hisG gene encoding ATP phosphoribosyltransferase: MLRIAVPNKGSLSETAADMLAEAGYAGRRDPKTLHVVDADNDVEFFYLRPKDIATYVGSGAIDVGITGRDLLLDARMPGAREIEALGFAGSTFRFAAPSGRYTDVSELDGLRIATSYPGLVDAFLDERGIAVDLVPLDGAVESAVRLGVADAVADVVETGTTLRQAGLDVFGPVILQSEAVLIAGPHDAEGSETLLRRLRGVMVARRFVMIDYDLPLALLDDAVKIAGGIESPTVSPLRDPEWVAVRVMVARARVNPVMDALYALGARAILVTAIHNARL, translated from the coding sequence ATGCTGCGCATTGCTGTTCCCAACAAGGGCTCTCTCTCCGAGACGGCCGCCGACATGCTCGCGGAGGCCGGCTACGCCGGTCGTCGTGATCCCAAGACACTCCACGTCGTCGATGCCGACAACGACGTCGAGTTCTTCTACCTCCGCCCGAAGGACATCGCGACCTACGTCGGCTCCGGTGCCATCGACGTCGGCATCACGGGGCGCGACCTGCTCCTCGACGCCCGCATGCCCGGTGCGCGCGAGATCGAGGCGCTCGGCTTCGCCGGGTCGACCTTCCGCTTCGCCGCGCCGTCCGGTCGTTACACCGATGTGTCCGAGCTCGACGGCCTGCGTATCGCGACGTCGTACCCGGGTCTCGTCGACGCGTTCCTCGACGAGCGCGGCATCGCGGTCGACCTCGTGCCCCTCGACGGCGCAGTGGAGTCGGCCGTGCGTCTCGGCGTCGCGGATGCAGTGGCCGATGTCGTAGAGACCGGCACGACGCTGCGTCAGGCGGGACTCGACGTCTTCGGCCCTGTGATCCTGCAGTCCGAGGCCGTGCTGATCGCCGGCCCGCATGATGCAGAGGGCTCTGAGACGCTTCTGCGGCGCCTGCGCGGCGTCATGGTCGCTCGCCGGTTCGTGATGATCGACTACGACCTGCCGCTGGCTCTCCTCGACGATGCCGTCAAGATCGCGGGTGGCATCGAGTCGCCCACCGTCTCGCCGCTGCGCGACCCCGAGTGGGTCGCCGTCCGAGTGATGGTGGCACGCGCCCGAGTCAACCCCGTCATGGACGCGCTGTACGCGCTCGGCGCCCGCGCGATCCTCGTCACGGCGATCCACAACGCGAGGCTCTGA
- a CDS encoding phosphoribosyl-ATP diphosphatase: MKTFDELFAELSVKAETRPEGSGTVAELDGGVHTIGKKIVEEAAEVWMASEYESDEAAAEEISQLLYHVQVMMIAKGLSLQDVYRHL, translated from the coding sequence GTGAAGACTTTCGACGAGCTGTTCGCCGAGCTCAGCGTCAAGGCCGAGACCCGTCCAGAGGGGTCGGGTACGGTCGCGGAGCTCGACGGCGGCGTGCACACGATCGGCAAGAAGATCGTCGAGGAGGCCGCCGAAGTCTGGATGGCATCCGAGTACGAATCCGACGAGGCCGCTGCGGAGGAGATCTCGCAGCTGCTCTACCACGTCCAGGTGATGATGATCGCGAAGGGCCTGAGCCTGCAGGACGTCTACCGACATCTGTGA
- the rpe gene encoding ribulose-phosphate 3-epimerase: protein MDLPSAPRINPSILAADFVNMQRDLAKIATADFAHVDVMDNHFVPNLTFGPQMVERIQATSPIPLDVHLMITEPERWAPAYAELGAASVTFHLEAAADPISLARTLRSIGARAGVAIKPDTPAEGLYSVLEEFDQILVMTVEPGFGGQGFMPETMPKLRALADEARRRGSNVWLQVDGGISDATIEAAAAAGADTFVAGSAVYGADDVEAAVTRLRDRARAASLES, encoded by the coding sequence GTGGACCTCCCCAGCGCACCGCGCATCAACCCCAGCATCCTGGCCGCCGACTTCGTGAACATGCAGCGCGATCTCGCCAAGATCGCGACCGCCGACTTCGCACACGTCGACGTGATGGACAACCACTTCGTGCCGAACCTCACGTTCGGCCCGCAGATGGTCGAACGGATCCAGGCGACAAGTCCGATCCCGCTCGACGTTCACCTGATGATCACCGAGCCGGAGCGCTGGGCCCCCGCCTATGCCGAGCTGGGGGCCGCAAGCGTGACCTTCCACCTCGAGGCGGCCGCGGATCCGATCTCGCTCGCCCGCACGCTGCGCAGCATCGGGGCCAGGGCCGGCGTCGCGATCAAACCCGACACGCCCGCCGAGGGGCTCTACAGCGTGCTCGAGGAGTTCGACCAGATCCTCGTGATGACGGTCGAACCCGGGTTCGGCGGGCAGGGGTTCATGCCCGAGACGATGCCCAAGCTGCGCGCTCTCGCCGATGAGGCCAGACGCCGCGGATCGAACGTCTGGCTCCAGGTCGACGGCGGGATCTCGGACGCGACCATCGAGGCCGCGGCCGCCGCGGGCGCCGACACGTTCGTCGCAGGATCCGCGGTCTACGGCGCCGACGACGTCGAGGCCGCCGTCACCCGGCTCAGAGACCGCGCCAGAGCCGCTAGCCTGGAATCGTGA
- a CDS encoding RsmB/NOP family class I SAM-dependent RNA methyltransferase — protein sequence MSGQGDAKRRDGRPGGSQNRSQGRPPGQRGGQARGGQPQGQHGDQPRGPQRTVQPARRVAYDVLRAVSESDAYANLTLPPAIAEARLDPQDAALATELAYGTLRRRGTYDAIIAVAADRPAEEIDPAVLDALRLATHQLLATRVASHAAVNESVNLVASTQGRGASSFANAVLRRISRETPGEWEERIESSARSDDERLALRSAHPVWVIRALRRALAAEGRADELDELLDADNASPEVTLVALPGLAEPGEPRRPYAPTAYGSPGGDPHRVIAATGGTVRVQDEGSQLVALALTAAAPITSGERWLDLCAGPGGKTALLAAIAREHDVTLEANEVIPTRARLVRNALRGVPGEVMVHEEDGRSFGATHPGAFDRILVDAPCTGLGALRRRPEARWRKTPADVAELVPLQVEILNSALGALAPGGIVAYVTCSPHLAETTGVVQEVLRGRTDITEIDARAVLQGVSESPIDLADDGSGRVQLWPHRHGTDAMFLALLQRSATEQGDANSEERD from the coding sequence ATGAGCGGGCAGGGAGACGCGAAGCGTCGCGACGGTCGTCCGGGTGGTTCACAGAACCGGTCGCAGGGTCGACCGCCCGGGCAGCGCGGCGGTCAGGCGCGGGGCGGTCAGCCTCAGGGCCAGCACGGTGACCAGCCTCGCGGGCCGCAGCGCACGGTGCAGCCTGCTCGTCGGGTGGCCTACGACGTGCTGCGAGCGGTGTCCGAGTCGGATGCCTACGCCAACCTGACCCTGCCTCCGGCGATCGCCGAGGCGCGCCTCGACCCGCAGGATGCCGCCCTCGCGACGGAGCTCGCGTACGGGACCCTCCGACGTCGTGGCACCTACGATGCGATCATCGCCGTGGCCGCCGATCGTCCGGCGGAGGAGATCGACCCCGCCGTGCTCGATGCGCTGCGGCTCGCCACGCATCAGCTGCTCGCCACACGTGTCGCGTCTCACGCAGCCGTGAACGAGTCCGTGAATCTGGTCGCCTCGACTCAGGGGCGAGGCGCATCGAGCTTCGCGAACGCCGTGCTGCGCCGGATCTCCCGCGAGACACCGGGGGAGTGGGAGGAGCGCATCGAGAGCTCGGCGCGGTCCGATGACGAGCGTCTCGCACTCCGCTCCGCACACCCGGTCTGGGTCATCCGAGCGCTGCGACGCGCTCTGGCCGCCGAGGGACGAGCCGACGAACTCGACGAGCTCCTCGACGCAGACAACGCGTCTCCGGAGGTGACGCTGGTGGCGCTCCCCGGACTCGCGGAGCCGGGTGAGCCGCGGCGCCCGTACGCTCCGACGGCCTACGGATCGCCCGGCGGCGATCCGCATCGTGTGATCGCCGCGACCGGCGGCACGGTCCGCGTTCAGGACGAGGGTTCTCAGCTGGTGGCACTCGCGCTGACGGCGGCCGCGCCGATCACCTCGGGTGAGCGCTGGCTCGATCTGTGTGCGGGCCCCGGTGGCAAGACCGCGCTGCTCGCGGCGATCGCCCGCGAGCACGACGTCACTCTCGAGGCCAACGAGGTCATCCCGACACGGGCACGTCTCGTCCGCAACGCCCTGCGCGGCGTGCCGGGCGAGGTCATGGTGCACGAGGAGGACGGGCGCTCGTTCGGCGCCACCCACCCCGGCGCATTCGATCGCATCCTCGTCGATGCGCCGTGCACCGGCCTCGGCGCCCTCAGGCGGCGGCCCGAGGCGCGCTGGCGCAAGACCCCTGCCGATGTCGCCGAGCTCGTGCCCCTTCAGGTAGAAATCCTGAACTCGGCGCTCGGCGCACTCGCGCCCGGCGGGATCGTCGCGTACGTGACCTGCTCGCCGCATCTCGCCGAGACCACGGGGGTCGTCCAGGAGGTGCTCCGAGGCCGCACCGACATCACCGAGATCGATGCGCGTGCCGTGCTCCAGGGCGTCTCCGAGTCACCGATCGACCTCGCCGACGACGGTTCGGGGCGGGTGCAGCTGTGGCCGCACCGCCACGGCACGGATGCCATGTTCCTCGCGCTTCTCCAGCGCAGCGCCACCGAGCAGGGCGACGCGAACTCCGAAGAGAGAGACTAG
- a CDS encoding Trp biosynthesis-associated membrane protein, producing the protein MTFVQRGRSIAVSGFLLSGAIGIISSTQTWLTVARADAGEAILVPGSSALPLLAPLSLAVLALGIALSIVGPVMRLVFGVLATAASLFLGWTTLQLLLTAPLSAVGPTVTETTGLAGSAAIADVVAGIELSAWPVMTLIGWVILLAASLVVLLTWRRWKRGGRRYRTDAAHVESSAGPVDAIDSWDDLSRGTDPTR; encoded by the coding sequence GTGACGTTCGTGCAGAGAGGTCGCTCGATCGCCGTCTCCGGCTTCCTTCTCTCGGGGGCGATCGGGATCATCTCGTCGACCCAGACATGGCTCACGGTCGCACGCGCCGATGCCGGGGAGGCGATCCTCGTGCCCGGCTCGTCGGCGTTGCCGCTGCTCGCTCCGCTGAGCCTCGCGGTCCTGGCGCTCGGCATCGCGCTCTCGATCGTCGGCCCGGTGATGCGGCTCGTGTTCGGCGTGCTCGCCACCGCAGCCTCGCTCTTCCTCGGCTGGACGACTCTGCAGCTGCTCCTGACCGCGCCGCTGAGCGCTGTCGGCCCCACCGTCACGGAGACCACGGGGCTCGCAGGCAGCGCGGCGATCGCCGATGTCGTCGCCGGCATCGAGCTCTCGGCCTGGCCCGTGATGACGCTCATCGGCTGGGTCATCCTGCTGGCGGCATCCCTTGTCGTGCTCCTCACCTGGCGACGCTGGAAGCGCGGAGGACGCCGGTACCGCACCGACGCCGCACATGTCGAATCGAGCGCCGGTCCTGTCGACGCGATCGATTCATGGGACGACCTGTCGCGCGGAACCGACCCGACACGATGA